The Salinibacterium sp. M195 genome includes a window with the following:
- a CDS encoding MFS transporter — protein MTRDQRVILTIAILASFVAFLDGSVINVALPAIRDELGGGLSTQQWVVDAYLITLGSLILLAGSLSDVFGRIVILRTGLIAFGIVSLLIAIAPTAELVIVLRGFQGIAGALLVPSSLALIMSTFRGAAQARAVGQWTAWTSAAFIVGPLLGGIFVDLISWRLVFAINVLPIAVTLWMLVVLGHKDERKKDTRIDYLGAVLGIVGLGGPVFALIEQGNYGWGSPAVFVPFVVGLVSLAAFVWWQQRAAQPMLPLDLFRQRNFSVGNVATLFIYGGLSLGGFIVVVYLQEVAGFGATQAALAFLPSSIAIIVLSSYFGALSGKYGPRLFMTIGPLLASIGYVTFLSMQESVNYFTQVLPGVVLFSVGMSITVAPLTSAILGAISAQQAGIGSAVNNAVSRIASLVTVALVGVIVVGALNVENFHRVVLVTAALLFSGAVVSFVGIRNSGHAEDEPTSAAPIIAP, from the coding sequence GTGACTAGAGATCAACGCGTCATCCTGACAATTGCCATTCTGGCGTCTTTTGTTGCGTTCCTCGATGGTTCCGTTATCAACGTTGCGCTGCCCGCTATTCGTGATGAACTCGGCGGAGGACTCAGCACGCAGCAGTGGGTCGTGGATGCCTATCTCATCACCCTGGGTTCGCTCATCTTGCTCGCAGGATCGCTGTCTGATGTGTTTGGTCGCATCGTTATTTTGCGGACCGGGCTGATCGCGTTTGGCATCGTGTCTTTGCTCATTGCCATAGCGCCAACCGCTGAACTGGTGATCGTGCTCCGCGGATTCCAAGGAATCGCTGGTGCACTGTTGGTGCCCAGTTCTCTCGCGCTCATCATGTCGACCTTTAGGGGCGCAGCTCAGGCGCGCGCCGTCGGACAGTGGACGGCGTGGACGAGTGCAGCGTTCATCGTTGGTCCGCTCTTGGGCGGCATCTTTGTTGACCTGATCAGTTGGCGGCTCGTGTTCGCGATCAACGTACTCCCGATCGCGGTGACGCTCTGGATGTTGGTGGTGCTCGGGCACAAGGATGAGCGGAAGAAAGACACCCGAATCGACTATCTCGGCGCGGTCTTGGGCATTGTTGGACTTGGCGGGCCGGTCTTTGCCCTGATCGAGCAGGGGAATTACGGCTGGGGAAGTCCGGCAGTGTTTGTCCCGTTCGTCGTCGGATTAGTTAGTCTGGCCGCATTCGTGTGGTGGCAGCAGCGGGCAGCGCAACCGATGCTGCCCCTCGATCTGTTCCGGCAGCGCAACTTCAGCGTGGGGAACGTCGCGACGCTTTTCATCTACGGAGGGCTTTCACTCGGTGGATTCATTGTCGTCGTGTATCTGCAGGAAGTCGCAGGTTTTGGGGCGACTCAGGCCGCCCTCGCGTTCCTCCCGTCGTCTATCGCCATCATTGTGTTGTCGTCGTACTTTGGCGCTTTGAGCGGCAAATATGGCCCGCGACTTTTCATGACAATTGGGCCGTTGCTGGCGAGTATCGGCTATGTGACGTTCCTGTCGATGCAAGAGAGCGTCAACTATTTCACTCAGGTTTTACCTGGAGTCGTGCTGTTTTCGGTCGGGATGTCGATCACGGTCGCTCCGCTAACGTCCGCGATCCTTGGCGCAATTTCTGCCCAGCAGGCCGGTATCGGTTCTGCTGTCAACAACGCAGTATCTCGAATCGCGAGCCTTGTCACCGTCGCGCTTGTTGGCGTCATCGTTGTCGGCGCGTTGAACGTGGAGAACTTTCACCGCGTTGTCCTGGTCACAGCAGCGCTGCTCTTTAGCGGCGCGGTCGTGTCATTCGTGGGCATCCGCAATTCTGGTCATGCAGAGGACGAACCAACGTCGGCCGCTCCGATTATTGCCCCGTAG